A single window of Sulfurimonas crateris DNA harbors:
- a CDS encoding ribonuclease HI codes for MYVDINKPTLFLFTDASVDPQTKVGYGAYLLLGEFEIEAPLSKLKVRVKRFECTTSSKLELETFLWALQKLPTKNSKVVVYTDCQNIINLKDREEKIKKNHYMTRRGTLIKNHKLYEKFYELTDLYECDFIKVKGHKRSEDKDEIDKYFTLVDRAAREALRK; via the coding sequence ATGTACGTTGACATAAACAAGCCCACGCTCTTCTTATTTACAGATGCCAGCGTAGACCCGCAAACAAAAGTCGGCTACGGTGCGTACCTGCTTTTGGGCGAGTTTGAGATTGAAGCACCGCTCTCAAAACTAAAGGTCAGGGTCAAAAGATTTGAGTGCACAACATCCTCAAAATTGGAACTTGAGACCTTTTTATGGGCTCTGCAAAAACTACCGACAAAAAACTCCAAAGTAGTAGTCTATACCGACTGCCAAAATATCATTAACCTAAAAGATAGAGAAGAGAAGATCAAAAAAAACCACTACATGACAAGAAGAGGCACGCTTATAAAAAATCACAAGCTTTACGAAAAGTTTTATGAGCTCACAGACCTTTACGAGTGTGATTTCATCAAAGTAAAAGGGCACAAAAGAAGCGAAGACAAAGACGAAATAGACAAATACTTCACTCTAGTGGACAGAGCAGCAAGAGAGGCGCTTAGAAAGTAA
- a CDS encoding transcriptional regulator: MKLETLRVGIMPLEQYKKRTIAIAKGEYIPKKDEPKVWFESLKSMAQILSSENQELLRIILLNNPQSLRELEELSGRAKSNLSRTLKTLQRYGIVDLNKVKNNIVPEVKATDFKVEFGLQSVA; encoded by the coding sequence ATGAAACTAGAAACTTTAAGAGTAGGCATAATGCCTTTAGAGCAGTACAAAAAAAGAACGATAGCAATCGCAAAAGGCGAGTATATCCCCAAAAAAGATGAGCCAAAAGTATGGTTTGAGTCTTTAAAGTCAATGGCTCAAATACTCTCAAGCGAAAATCAAGAGCTGCTTAGAATAATTTTGCTGAATAATCCTCAATCACTCAGAGAACTTGAGGAGCTAAGCGGAAGAGCAAAGTCAAATCTATCAAGAACGCTAAAAACACTTCAAAGATATGGGATTGTAGATTTAAACAAAGTAAAAAACAACATAGTTCCAGAAGTAAAAGCTACTGACTTTAAAGTAGAGTTTGGCTTGCAGAGTGTGGCGTAG
- a CDS encoding toxin-antitoxin system TumE family protein, translating into MNDLEFLLNLDGEVYPLDSGYWVKFEAKKVQKSKTVPHGVKYSLTLHDKRNHRVVGYDNAHSFKSSKKYAARKETLDHVHKKIDIVPYEFESCAQLVEDFWNSVDYYIANS; encoded by the coding sequence ATGAATGATTTAGAGTTTTTACTAAATCTTGATGGCGAAGTTTATCCTTTGGATAGTGGTTATTGGGTCAAGTTTGAAGCAAAAAAAGTTCAAAAGAGCAAAACTGTTCCTCATGGAGTTAAATACTCTTTGACTTTGCATGACAAAAGAAACCATAGAGTGGTCGGTTATGATAACGCTCATAGTTTTAAGTCTTCTAAGAAGTATGCTGCTAGAAAAGAGACATTAGACCATGTACATAAGAAAATAGATATCGTACCTTATGAGTTTGAGTCTTGCGCGCAACTTGTAGAAGATTTTTGGAACAGTGTGGATTATTACATAGCAAACAGTTAA
- the zupT gene encoding zinc transporter ZupT, with amino-acid sequence MQDLSFETFLFAFALTLLAGLSTSIGALLAFFSKSKNYTILSIGMGFSAGVMIYVSFVEILAKSKDSFTQLYSSQFTGESLAVLAFFAGMALTAFIDKVIPEDVNPHETKSNSQLLELKPDAQSSLIKNSALKRTGIFTALAIGIHNFPEGFATFISALEDPTVGITIAFAIAIHNIPEGMAVSLPIYHATGNKKSAFWYATLSGVAEPVGALVGFFILLPFMGDATLGITFGMVAGIMVYISFDELLPAARVYGNAHTTIAGITLGMLVMAISLIAFKLI; translated from the coding sequence ATGCAAGATTTATCATTTGAAACATTTTTATTTGCTTTTGCGCTTACTCTACTTGCGGGGCTTTCAACCTCCATAGGCGCCCTTTTGGCATTCTTCTCAAAGAGCAAAAACTACACTATACTCTCTATCGGGATGGGATTCTCAGCCGGTGTTATGATCTACGTCTCTTTTGTAGAAATTTTGGCAAAATCAAAAGACTCCTTTACTCAGCTTTACTCAAGCCAGTTCACTGGAGAATCACTTGCCGTTCTTGCTTTTTTTGCAGGTATGGCACTTACTGCCTTTATAGACAAAGTTATTCCTGAAGATGTAAACCCTCATGAGACCAAAAGCAACAGCCAACTACTAGAACTAAAACCGGATGCACAAAGCTCTCTTATAAAAAACTCCGCTCTTAAACGCACAGGAATTTTTACCGCGCTGGCTATCGGCATACACAACTTTCCTGAGGGTTTTGCCACCTTTATCTCCGCTCTTGAAGACCCTACGGTGGGTATAACAATTGCTTTTGCAATTGCGATTCACAACATACCTGAAGGGATGGCGGTCTCTCTGCCTATATACCACGCAACAGGGAACAAAAAAAGTGCATTTTGGTACGCGACTCTATCAGGAGTGGCAGAGCCTGTAGGTGCGCTTGTGGGCTTTTTTATCCTATTGCCTTTTATGGGAGACGCTACTTTGGGCATTACTTTTGGTATGGTCGCAGGAATAATGGTCTACATATCGTTTGATGAGCTTTTGCCGGCTGCAAGAGTTTATGGTAATGCCCACACTACCATAGCGGGAATAACACTCGGTATGCTTGTCATGGCAATAAGCCTGATCGCTTTTAAACTAATATAA
- a CDS encoding transposase: protein MHHYNQRSMVERVNKYLKDDFGCDKIYYQGASKVASVLAFGILCICIHQSIKMIT, encoded by the coding sequence TTGCATCACTACAACCAAAGAAGCATGGTCGAGAGAGTTAATAAATATCTCAAGGATGACTTTGGATGTGATAAGATATATTATCAAGGAGCTTCAAAAGTAGCTTCTGTGTTAGCCTTTGGAATACTCTGTATCTGTATTCATCAGAGTATAAAGATGATTACTTGA
- a CDS encoding leucyl aminopeptidase produces MNIKLVEKKISDIDAEIKIEFISKDELSEHEESEILGSAGFKAEQDTTCFLYEKRAIFCGVDSKKSDDIRSAAAVMIKALKSSNYKSAKVSAISKSSLGALVEGVVLGGYEFNEYKSDAKKAALEKIFIAAEDMELATLEPIFNEALIISNATSFTRDIVNRAPQELNPQTMCSLAQKLADDNSLECEILQEDDLAKENMNAMLAVGRASVHGSALIHLSYKPENPKKVVSLVGKGLTYDSGGLSLKPATSMVTMKMDKAGACAVLGMIKAISEMKLDIEVHAFIGAVENMVGGDAYKPDDVLVSRSKTTIEVRNTDAEGRLVLADVLDYAQDAVNADYIFDFATLTGACMIALGQYTTGLMGHSHKLKHDISRAGSDTGEMISSLPFNKHLKKLLKSEIADISNTASKPYGGAITAGLFLDKFIREENKKKWMHFDIAGTAYTETPWDCNVYGATGSGVRLMCGYLKNL; encoded by the coding sequence GTGAATATTAAATTAGTAGAAAAAAAGATATCTGATATAGATGCAGAGATAAAAATAGAGTTTATAAGCAAAGATGAACTGAGCGAGCATGAAGAGTCTGAGATACTTGGCAGTGCAGGTTTTAAAGCCGAGCAGGACACAACATGCTTCTTATATGAAAAAAGAGCTATATTTTGCGGGGTCGATAGCAAAAAGAGCGACGACATAAGAAGTGCGGCAGCAGTAATGATAAAAGCGCTAAAGAGTTCAAACTACAAATCGGCAAAAGTAAGCGCTATTAGCAAATCTTCTCTTGGAGCATTAGTTGAAGGAGTAGTTTTAGGCGGATATGAGTTTAACGAGTACAAATCAGATGCTAAAAAAGCGGCACTGGAGAAGATTTTTATAGCAGCTGAGGATATGGAGCTTGCTACGCTTGAGCCTATCTTCAATGAAGCGCTTATTATCTCAAACGCTACATCTTTTACGCGTGATATCGTAAACAGAGCTCCACAAGAGCTAAACCCTCAGACTATGTGCTCACTTGCTCAAAAGCTTGCAGATGACAACTCTTTGGAGTGCGAGATACTTCAAGAGGATGATCTTGCAAAAGAGAATATGAACGCTATGCTTGCAGTCGGGCGTGCATCTGTTCACGGAAGCGCTCTGATCCATCTATCGTACAAACCCGAAAACCCTAAAAAAGTCGTCTCACTTGTAGGAAAAGGCCTTACATACGACAGCGGAGGATTAAGCCTTAAGCCTGCGACTTCAATGGTTACAATGAAGATGGATAAAGCGGGAGCTTGCGCGGTTCTTGGGATGATAAAAGCTATAAGCGAGATGAAGCTTGATATTGAAGTCCATGCGTTTATCGGCGCAGTTGAAAATATGGTAGGCGGAGATGCTTACAAGCCAGATGATGTGCTTGTTTCAAGAAGCAAGACCACTATCGAGGTCAGAAATACTGACGCAGAAGGTCGTTTGGTCTTAGCGGATGTTTTAGATTATGCTCAAGATGCGGTAAATGCGGACTATATCTTTGACTTTGCAACGCTAACAGGTGCATGTATGATCGCTCTTGGACAGTACACGACAGGGCTTATGGGACACTCTCACAAGCTAAAACATGATATTTCACGTGCAGGAAGCGATACAGGAGAGATGATAAGCTCTCTTCCGTTTAACAAGCATCTTAAAAAGCTTCTAAAAAGCGAGATCGCAGACATCAGCAATACGGCATCAAAACCTTACGGCGGAGCTATAACTGCAGGTCTGTTTTTAGATAAATTTATCCGTGAAGAGAACAAAAAGAAGTGGATGCACTTTGATATAGCGGGCACGGCTTATACAGAGACTCCATGGGATTGTAATGTCTACGGTGCAACCGGTTCGGGAGTGCGTCTAATGTGTGGATATTTAAAAAACTTATAA
- a CDS encoding GNAT family N-acyltransferase — MNFTFLEVHDKELLEKVFEFRYKVITQTEIFKEYVVDNNFVNNKESDIYDPYSVHFVVLDDIQNICATVRLIYNCPHGYPTENCMVFDNSIFERDKLGEMSRIFVGAKYRNIKTTMDIMNGLKKLMYHKMIKLGIEYTYGALEPSFIRLLKMYKIQYEVLASMQLHGKMGLRHPSVLYTSQLGKDNPEFIQA; from the coding sequence TTGAACTTTACATTTTTAGAAGTACATGACAAAGAGTTGCTTGAAAAAGTATTTGAGTTTAGATATAAGGTAATTACGCAAACTGAAATATTTAAAGAGTATGTTGTAGATAATAATTTTGTCAATAACAAAGAGAGCGATATTTATGATCCTTACTCTGTTCATTTTGTAGTACTTGATGATATACAAAATATTTGTGCAACGGTAAGGTTGATTTACAACTGCCCACACGGTTACCCAACGGAGAACTGTATGGTATTTGACAATAGCATATTTGAAAGAGATAAACTAGGAGAGATGTCGAGGATTTTTGTTGGTGCTAAATATAGAAATATAAAAACTACAATGGATATCATGAATGGACTTAAAAAACTTATGTATCACAAAATGATAAAACTCGGTATAGAGTATACTTATGGAGCATTGGAACCGAGTTTTATAAGGCTTCTTAAAATGTATAAAATACAGTATGAAGTGCTAGCCTCAATGCAGCTCCATGGAAAAATGGGTTTAAGACATCCATCTGTCTTATATACAAGCCAACTAGGAAAAGATAATCCTGAATTTATTCAGGCATAG
- a CDS encoding TonB-dependent receptor plug domain-containing protein, with the protein MQNKLFNIALLLSSLTYSCVADGGVDNAVESLANQMKHFSEVATTTKQNEHYQPYIISTFNGKELEKLGISNLKEALFLVPGVDMATDNSNNQTPIFRGSNSLAYGQSKLFIDGVPVNNLFLDAYSEYLSFPVEMIKRIEVVRGPGSKTDGFNAYAGSINVITYAEDFEGFNSSDKIVFKYGSYDYKMGGFFKNYKVDDLRVSVDFFYQEDNKKLPSGPDGLSQGVMSMTGYDNRALSQSGDAPLWLEEYSLGLSLEYKDFSLKARMLEHKKGSAYGINYSLPQENDRVKLPSYYLDLGYNKKINDYELNIDAGIKYDTFDSKSKLLPDGLNFIDMYQFDTYGTVSPPVSFADGLYGEHLATQRTLYQSSYLKYRGVERHLFTFGYRLTREETIDMISKLSNWSTGLPELYDYTQTYPFFDANAKRNTLIISLQDEFELNNNLSFIYGFNYEETSYEDAGLEPRVSMVYQLDAENIFKAIYSRSHRNASWQEMFTMNNRARVGSSDLKPEIVDAFEAAYIKKFSNDSYIQTNLFYLLNKDQIYNSSTSPEYENVMDTDIYGFELEYKGNITSLDQLYLNYSYVTGKSYINDEARSESLSNVANHLAKGYYIYNIDRTLSISTTAKFVGSKNRVFGDTREKVKAYSTFDTAMQYKNKEHDFALTFSVKNIFNSTVKFPSAVSTYPEDYEQERRTFLITLKKEF; encoded by the coding sequence ATGCAAAACAAACTGTTTAATATAGCTCTTTTACTGTCCTCTTTAACATATTCTTGTGTTGCAGATGGAGGTGTAGACAATGCAGTAGAGTCCCTAGCAAACCAAATGAAACATTTCAGCGAAGTTGCAACTACTACAAAACAAAACGAACATTATCAACCCTATATCATATCTACTTTTAACGGTAAAGAGCTTGAAAAACTTGGTATATCAAACCTGAAAGAGGCTCTGTTTTTGGTTCCAGGTGTTGATATGGCAACAGATAACTCAAATAATCAAACACCTATATTCAGGGGGTCAAACTCTCTGGCATACGGGCAGTCAAAGCTCTTTATCGACGGCGTACCCGTTAACAACCTTTTTCTAGATGCCTACTCTGAATATCTCTCTTTTCCCGTTGAGATGATCAAGCGTATAGAAGTCGTAAGAGGCCCCGGAAGTAAAACGGATGGGTTTAATGCTTATGCCGGTTCAATAAATGTTATTACATATGCTGAAGATTTTGAAGGCTTTAACTCTAGCGACAAAATAGTTTTTAAATACGGCTCATACGACTACAAAATGGGCGGTTTTTTTAAGAACTACAAGGTGGATGATCTAAGAGTTTCTGTTGACTTTTTCTACCAAGAGGATAATAAAAAATTGCCATCTGGTCCTGATGGCTTGTCTCAGGGTGTTATGAGCATGACGGGCTATGATAACAGAGCACTTTCTCAGTCTGGAGATGCTCCCCTGTGGCTAGAGGAGTACTCTCTCGGACTGAGTCTTGAGTATAAAGATTTTTCTCTCAAAGCTAGGATGCTTGAGCATAAAAAAGGGAGTGCTTACGGCATTAACTATTCGCTCCCTCAAGAGAACGATAGGGTAAAACTGCCAAGCTACTATCTAGATTTGGGCTATAACAAAAAAATCAACGATTATGAGCTAAATATAGATGCAGGTATAAAATATGATACATTTGATTCCAAATCCAAACTGCTTCCGGATGGTTTAAACTTTATTGACATGTACCAATTTGACACTTATGGTACAGTCTCTCCTCCTGTTTCATTTGCAGATGGATTATACGGAGAGCATTTAGCAACACAAAGAACACTTTATCAATCTTCTTATCTCAAGTACAGAGGAGTAGAGAGACATCTTTTTACCTTTGGGTACCGTCTTACAAGAGAAGAGACCATAGATATGATCTCAAAGCTATCAAATTGGTCAACAGGCTTACCTGAACTATATGACTATACGCAAACATATCCGTTTTTTGATGCAAATGCCAAACGCAATACTCTTATCATATCACTACAAGACGAGTTTGAACTAAACAATAATCTCAGCTTCATCTACGGCTTTAATTATGAAGAGACCTCATACGAAGATGCAGGTCTGGAACCTAGAGTATCTATGGTCTATCAGCTAGATGCAGAAAATATTTTTAAAGCAATATACAGCCGCTCACACAGAAATGCCTCGTGGCAGGAGATGTTTACGATGAACAACCGTGCCAGAGTAGGCAGCAGTGATCTAAAACCTGAAATAGTAGATGCTTTTGAGGCAGCATATATCAAAAAATTCTCCAATGACTCATATATTCAGACAAATCTTTTTTATCTTCTAAATAAAGACCAGATATATAACTCATCTACATCTCCGGAATATGAGAATGTAATGGATACCGATATCTACGGCTTTGAACTCGAGTATAAGGGAAATATAACATCTCTTGATCAGCTCTACCTGAACTACTCCTACGTGACAGGAAAATCTTATATAAACGATGAAGCAAGAAGTGAATCGCTATCAAATGTTGCGAATCATCTGGCAAAAGGGTACTACATCTATAACATTGACAGAACTTTGTCTATTAGTACCACAGCTAAATTTGTCGGCTCAAAAAACAGAGTATTCGGAGATACACGCGAAAAGGTAAAGGCATACTCTACTTTTGACACTGCTATGCAGTACAAAAACAAAGAACATGACTTTGCTTTGACGTTTAGCGTAAAAAATATCTTTAACTCTACCGTTAAATTTCCGTCTGCCGTTAGCACCTATCCTGAAGATTACGAGCAAGAGCGCAGAACTTTTTTAATAACGCTCAAAAAAGAGTTTTAA
- a CDS encoding type I restriction enzyme HsdR N-terminal domain-containing protein, whose amino-acid sequence MPLFLKSVLKTYKQDEALIAQRWAAYQNFLSKVEFVKSVKEEKYQDGFLHDVFEECLGYTLDNTNPQSFNLEREKKNETDGKKADGVIYVDGEVIGIVELKDQKSKNLDAIEAQAFNYHNSHSNSKYVIISNFDELRFYIDKKTAYEKFSLFYLTYEEFKKLHLLLSYESIKEGLPLKLKEKSANFELQISKELYKDFSLFRTHLFENIVKNNSLEKSTLLRLTQKLCDRIIFMLFAEDRGLLRHNTIKEIREEFKGQKFTSYALYDIYKFYFNAINEGNEKLGIPKYNGGLFAKDELLDTLIIDDAQLDMEAQKLSDYDFMSDVSVNILGHIFEQSLTDLEELQANIDNTDFDKKKSKRKKDGVFYTPEYITHYIVENTLGRLCEEKRELLQIGGEILTPSNTKKLTKAEQTHKQNILDYREWLTNLKILDPACGSGAFLNQALEFLINEHTLVRDMLLPFEDLTLGYEIEKEILEHNLYGVDINEDAVEIAKLSLWLRTAHKGRELTKLADKIKCGNSLIDDKTVAENAFVWEEEFAEVFAQGGFDVVIGNPPYVDSESMTKFYKDERKWIAKNYRTAVGNWDIFVPFVELGLSLLKNGRYLSFIIPNKILSANYGTTLREYINENYSFLVPIVLDGNAYCTIT is encoded by the coding sequence ATGCCGTTATTTTTAAAATCCGTCCTAAAAACCTACAAACAAGATGAAGCTCTGATTGCTCAGAGGTGGGCAGCCTACCAAAACTTTTTGTCAAAAGTGGAGTTTGTAAAGAGCGTCAAAGAGGAGAAGTACCAAGACGGCTTCTTACATGACGTCTTTGAGGAGTGTTTAGGTTATACGCTTGACAACACAAACCCCCAAAGCTTCAACCTTGAGCGAGAAAAAAAGAACGAAACAGACGGCAAAAAAGCAGACGGCGTCATCTATGTTGATGGGGAAGTTATCGGCATAGTGGAGTTAAAAGACCAAAAGAGCAAAAACTTAGATGCCATAGAGGCTCAGGCGTTTAACTATCACAACTCGCACTCAAACTCAAAGTACGTCATCATCTCGAACTTTGACGAACTGAGATTTTACATAGACAAAAAGACCGCTTACGAGAAGTTTAGCCTCTTTTACCTCACTTATGAAGAGTTCAAAAAACTGCATCTTCTGCTAAGCTATGAGAGCATAAAAGAGGGCTTACCGCTCAAACTAAAAGAGAAGTCTGCAAACTTTGAACTCCAAATTTCTAAAGAACTTTACAAAGATTTCTCGCTCTTTAGAACCCATCTTTTTGAAAATATAGTAAAAAATAACTCTCTTGAGAAATCAACCCTGCTCCGCCTTACCCAAAAGCTCTGTGACCGCATTATATTTATGCTTTTTGCAGAAGACCGCGGACTGCTTCGACACAACACCATCAAAGAGATACGAGAGGAGTTTAAGGGACAAAAATTTACATCTTACGCTCTTTACGATATCTACAAGTTCTACTTTAACGCCATAAACGAGGGAAATGAGAAGCTAGGCATTCCAAAATACAACGGCGGACTTTTTGCAAAAGATGAACTTCTCGATACTCTCATTATAGACGATGCGCAACTTGACATGGAGGCGCAAAAACTAAGCGACTACGACTTTATGAGCGATGTGAGCGTAAACATACTAGGGCATATATTTGAGCAGAGTTTGACGGACTTGGAGGAGCTTCAGGCAAACATAGATAACACCGACTTTGACAAGAAAAAATCTAAACGCAAAAAAGACGGCGTCTTCTACACTCCCGAGTACATCACCCACTACATCGTTGAAAACACTCTGGGCAGGCTTTGCGAAGAAAAAAGAGAACTACTGCAAATCGGCGGCGAGATTTTAACTCCATCCAATACTAAAAAACTCACAAAAGCCGAACAAACACATAAACAAAACATCTTAGACTACCGCGAATGGCTTACAAACCTAAAGATACTAGACCCCGCATGCGGAAGCGGCGCATTTCTAAACCAAGCGTTAGAGTTTCTCATAAACGAACACACCCTCGTGAGAGATATGCTTCTGCCTTTTGAGGACTTGACACTCGGTTACGAGATAGAAAAAGAGATACTAGAACACAACCTATACGGCGTAGATATCAACGAAGACGCAGTAGAGATAGCAAAACTCTCACTCTGGCTAAGAACGGCTCATAAGGGAAGAGAGCTTACAAAACTGGCAGATAAAATAAAATGCGGCAATTCTCTTATAGACGATAAAACAGTAGCAGAGAACGCTTTTGTGTGGGAAGAAGAGTTTGCGGAAGTTTTTGCACAAGGCGGTTTTGATGTTGTGATTGGAAATCCTCCGTATGTAGACTCTGAAAGTATGACTAAGTTCTACAAGGATGAAAGAAAATGGATAGCAAAAAATTATAGAACAGCTGTAGGAAATTGGGATATATTTGTACCATTTGTAGAGCTAGGGTTGAGTTTGTTAAAAAATGGTAGATATTTATCTTTTATTATTCCAAATAAAATTTTATCTGCAAATTATGGTACTACATTGAGAGAATATATTAATGAAAACTATTCTTTTCTCGTTCCCATCGTCCTCGATGGGAATGCATACTGCACAATAACCTGA
- a CDS encoding bifunctional diguanylate cyclase/phosphodiesterase, protein MKRKSFNSLSTKIVLSIAFVSIFMTLVIFVVSNKINKEAFHHIEIEKAHIIAQTIEPLISLNIYLDMEDKINQITMQLIENPNILAVKVLKNNNLINYVESKEHKAEIDESFVVKRTLTQPNSSKAIGELVLIYSNKGYKELISKYTDLTALLVLSLVILLALFGLYVKKLLSPLRQISKLLKNYSPNKNIEIPFISQNNEIGLISNALTNMQKKIVQYSKKQENINHYLEEKVNEKTLELRAQLYIDTLTGLPNRFSMFNDIVDIDDGALLIINIDDFKEINDFFGQIAGDNVLKKFSNRLKNMFKANEFVKLKRLSGDEFALLFVQKPPLQEFIKIAHKLINDVEKMIFFNDNNEISIRVTVGGAYQVDGGLEKADIALKSAKKQQKSFLLYDENLNIEGQYKENMEWVKKLKKAIEHDMIVPYYQPIFDNITDKIASFECLVRLIDDEGKVISPYLFLNVAKKSRLYNTLTKIMIEKSCIHFADLEYDFSINLSVEDILNVDIVNYIKAKIIQYNVANKIIFEILESDGIENYEEVSIFTREMKKLGCRIAIDDFGSGYSNFEHLLKLNIDYIKIDGTLIENLDNDISAQIIVETIVDFAKRLNILTVAEFVHSADIYEKVKELNVNRTQGYFLSEPRKSANTE, encoded by the coding sequence ATGAAAAGAAAAAGTTTCAACTCTCTATCTACAAAAATAGTGCTCTCGATCGCATTTGTTTCTATTTTTATGACTTTGGTTATTTTTGTAGTTTCCAACAAAATAAACAAGGAAGCTTTTCATCACATAGAGATAGAAAAAGCACATATTATCGCCCAAACTATCGAGCCGCTTATCTCACTGAATATATATCTTGATATGGAAGATAAAATAAACCAGATCACCATGCAGCTTATAGAAAATCCAAATATTCTTGCCGTAAAAGTACTCAAAAACAACAATCTTATCAACTATGTAGAATCAAAAGAGCACAAAGCCGAAATAGATGAATCTTTTGTGGTAAAGAGGACTCTTACTCAACCAAACTCATCAAAAGCGATAGGTGAACTTGTACTTATATACTCAAACAAAGGGTATAAAGAGCTTATATCAAAGTACACCGATCTAACTGCTCTACTTGTTTTATCTCTGGTGATTCTTCTTGCGCTATTTGGTCTTTATGTAAAAAAACTTCTCTCTCCGCTGAGACAGATATCAAAACTGCTAAAGAACTACTCTCCTAACAAAAATATAGAGATTCCATTTATATCGCAGAACAATGAGATCGGACTTATCTCAAATGCTCTAACCAATATGCAGAAAAAAATAGTGCAGTATTCAAAAAAGCAGGAGAACATAAACCACTATCTGGAGGAGAAAGTAAATGAAAAGACACTTGAACTTCGTGCACAGCTCTATATAGATACGCTAACAGGTCTTCCAAACAGATTTAGTATGTTCAACGACATAGTAGATATCGACGATGGAGCGCTGCTTATTATCAATATAGACGACTTCAAAGAGATAAATGATTTCTTTGGCCAGATTGCAGGAGACAATGTTCTAAAAAAGTTCTCAAACAGACTTAAAAATATGTTTAAAGCCAATGAGTTTGTTAAGCTAAAGCGCCTCTCCGGAGATGAGTTCGCACTGCTCTTTGTTCAAAAACCTCCGCTTCAAGAGTTTATAAAAATTGCGCATAAGCTAATAAACGACGTTGAGAAGATGATTTTTTTCAACGACAACAACGAGATAAGCATAAGAGTAACGGTAGGCGGAGCATATCAAGTTGACGGCGGCTTGGAAAAAGCGGACATAGCTCTAAAATCTGCAAAAAAACAGCAAAAATCATTTCTGCTTTATGATGAGAATCTAAATATCGAAGGTCAATATAAAGAGAATATGGAGTGGGTTAAAAAGCTAAAAAAAGCTATTGAACATGATATGATTGTTCCTTACTATCAACCTATATTTGACAACATAACAGATAAAATTGCAAGTTTTGAGTGTCTTGTGCGCTTAATAGACGATGAGGGTAAAGTCATAAGTCCATACCTATTTTTAAATGTTGCAAAAAAGAGCCGCCTCTACAATACGCTCACAAAGATAATGATAGAAAAAAGCTGCATACACTTTGCAGATCTTGAGTATGACTTCTCTATCAACCTCTCCGTGGAAGATATTCTTAATGTCGATATTGTCAACTACATAAAGGCAAAAATAATCCAGTACAACGTTGCAAACAAAATCATCTTTGAGATACTTGAATCAGACGGCATAGAAAATTATGAAGAGGTCTCTATTTTTACACGTGAGATGAAAAAGCTTGGCTGTAGAATAGCAATCGATGACTTTGGAAGCGGATACTCAAACTTTGAGCATCTACTTAAGTTAAATATTGACTATATAAAGATCGACGGCACCCTGATTGAGAATCTTGACAATGATATAAGCGCCCAGATAATCGTTGAGACGATAGTTGACTTTGCAAAAAGATTAAATATATTGACTGTAGCGGAGTTTGTGCACAGCGCTGACATCTATGAAAAGGTCAAAGAGCTTAACGTAAACCGCACACAAGGCTACTTTCTTTCAGAACCTAGAAAAAGCGCAAATACGGAGTAG